The window GGTAATATTTGTTCTGCTGTTCCCTCTCTTGACTCAGGTCCTGCACTTTTAATTTATGAAGCAGAAGTAATATTAAAAAGCAAAAACGGCGAAAGAAAAGTTAAAATTAATGAATTCTTTATTGGTCCTAGAAAAACAATTTTAAAAGAAGAAGAATTTGTATACGGTGTCTTGGTTCCTCTTCCAAAGAAAAAAAATGGTGGAGCATATGTAAAACTTGGTAGATATAATGGTGAAGACCTTGCCCAAGTTGGAATAGGTGTTTTAGTTCTTGAAGGTAATGAATATAGAGTTGCTCATTGTGCTGTTGGACCAGTTTCAGCAAGAGCTATAAAAGTTGAACAACTTCTAAATGGATTAGAACTTAATGATTCCTTAATTCAAGAAGCTAAAAGATTAATCGTTGAGGAAATTTCTCCAATAACAGATATAAGAGCAACAAAAGAGTATAGAACCCACATGGCAAAAGTTATGCTTGAGAGAGGACTTAGGGCAGCAGTTGATAGATTAAATGGTAAAGGTCCAAAGTATGGTGAAAGATTAATTTAGGAGGATAAAATGAAAAAAATATCATTTATTTTGAATGGTGAAAAGAGAAGTGTTTATGTTGAACCAAATGATCTTTTGTTGGACATTTTAAGAGATAAACTTGGAGATAAAACACCGAAATATGGTTGTGGAAGAGGAGATTGTGGTACATGTACTGTTTTAGTAAATGGAAAATCAGTTAGGAGTTGTCTTGTTCTTGCAGTTGAAGTAGATGGACAGGAAGTCAAAACTCTCGAAGGAATTTCCAAAGAGGGATTAACAGAACTTCAAAAATATTTTATAAAGCATAGCTCTTTTCAATGTGGTTTCTGCGCTCCAGGCATAATTGTTGCTCTTGATGAATTTTTAAATAAAAATCCTTATCCTAGTGAGG of the Caldisericia bacterium genome contains:
- a CDS encoding xanthine dehydrogenase family protein subunit M — encoded protein: MSGVISHEFEYLKPKSIDELVEILYQYRSKARILSGGTDLIVRIKDGFEFPEVVIDIKGIDELKALKFDGNNLFIGACVTFNELIDSKEVFEKFPLLWESAKSVASTAIRNRATLVGNICSAVPSLDSGPALLIYEAEVILKSKNGERKVKINEFFIGPRKTILKEEEFVYGVLVPLPKKKNGGAYVKLGRYNGEDLAQVGIGVLVLEGNEYRVAHCAVGPVSARAIKVEQLLNGLELNDSLIQEAKRLIVEEISPITDIRATKEYRTHMAKVMLERGLRAAVDRLNGKGPKYGERLI
- a CDS encoding (2Fe-2S)-binding protein: MKKISFILNGEKRSVYVEPNDLLLDILRDKLGDKTPKYGCGRGDCGTCTVLVNGKSVRSCLVLAVEVDGQEVKTLEGISKEGLTELQKYFIKHSSFQCGFCAPGIIVALDEFLNKNPYPSEEDVKEAISGNLCRCTGYVPIIRAVIDYVKNRGG